Proteins from a genomic interval of Gadus macrocephalus chromosome 2, ASM3116895v1:
- the mgrn1b gene encoding E3 ubiquitin-protein ligase MGRN1b isoform X6, translating to MGSILSRRIAGVEDIDIQANSAYRFPPKSGNYFASHFFMGGEKFDTPHPEGYLFGENMDLNFLGNRPVQFPYVTPAPHEPVKTLRSLVNIRKDSLRLVRYKDDADSPTEEEAKPKVLYGVEFTFDADARVAVTLYCQAFEEFSNGMAAYNPKSPLLVSETVHYKRGVSQQFSMPSFKIDFSDWKEEDLNFDLDRGVFPMVIQAVVDEGDDCLGHAHVLLAAFERHVDGSFSVKPLKQKQIVDRVSYLLQEIYGIENKNNQETKPSDDENSDNSNECVVCLSDLRDTLILPCRHLCLCNSCADTLRYQANNCPICRLPFRALLQIRAVRKKPGALSPVSFSPVLAQTMDHDEHSQSSDSVPPGFEPISLLEALNGLRSISPANPSAPLYDDINFSGGGESRALSSPEHLSDSGSLQKSKVSKSPDSSTLRSPSSPIQEEDEEKLSEMSDAQPNPLLSSSPAPTEATGVEDVAESLSPDDEEEEEEEEEEERPHSREEILQDCISEHSSLTKTESDPPGDLSLPAIGPDACSIGMEE from the exons GGAATTATTTTGCCAGCCATTTCTTCATGGGAGGGGAGAAATTCGACACACCACATCCAGAAGGCTACCTTTTTGGAGAGAACATGGACCTCAATTTCCTTGGAAACAGGCCTGTGCAG TTTCCGTACGTTACCCCAGCTCCTCATGAgccggtgaaaactctacgcaGTCTGGTCAACATCAGGAAGGATTCTCTGCGTTTAGTCAG GTACAAAGACGATGCGGATTcgcccacggaggaggaggcaaaGCCCAAGGTGCTTTATGGCGTGGAGTTCACCTTCGACGCTGATGCCCGTGTCGCCGTCACGCTGTACTGCCAGGCCTTTGAGGAGTTCTCCAACGGGATGGCCGC GTACAACCCAAAGAGTCCGCTACTGGTGTCCGAAACTGTACACTACAAACGAGGCGTGAGCCAGCAGTTCTCCATGCCGTCTTTCAAAATAGACTTCAGCGATTGGAAAGAAGAAGAT CTGAACTTTGACCTAGACCGGGGTGTATTTCCAATGGTCATCCAGGCAGTGGTGGATGAAGGGGATG ATTGCTTGGGCCATGCCCATGTACTCCTTGCTGCGTTTGAAAGA CATGTTGATGGCAGCTTCTCTGTCAAGCCCCTGAAACAGAAGCAAATT GTCGACCGTGTGAGCTACCTGCTCCAGGAGATCTACGGCATTGAGAACAAGAATAACCAGGAAACAAAG CCGTCAGACGACGAGAACAGCGACAACAGCAACGAGTGCGTGGTGTGTCTCTCGGATCTGCGCGACACACTCATCCTGCCCTGCAGGCACCTGTGTCTGTGCAACTCCTGCGCCGACACGCTCCGTTACCAGGCCAACAACTGTCCAATATGCCGACTGC CGTTCCGAGCCTTGCTGCAGATCCGAGCGGTGCGGAAGAAACCCGGAGCACTGTCGCCCGTTTCCTTCAGCCCCGTGCTGGCCCAGACGATGGACCACGACGAGCACTCC cagagCTCCGACTCGGTGCCCCCGGGCTTCGAGCCCATCTCCCTGCTGGAGGCGCTGAACGGCCTGCGGTCCATCTCGCCCGCCAACCCGTCCGCCCCGCTCTACGACGACATCAACTTCTCCGGCGGCGGTGAAAGCCGAGCCCTCAGCTCCCCGGAGCATCTCAGCGACAGCGGCAGTCTGCAGAAGAGCAAAGTCAGCAAGTCCCCAGACAG cAGCACCTTGAGGTCCCCGTCCTCTCCCATccaagaggaggacgaggagaagctGTCGGAGATGTCCGACGCCCAGCCCAACCCGCTGCTGTCCAGCAGTCCCGCTCCCACCGAG GCCACGGGCGTGGAGGATGTGGCCGAGTCGCTGTCCCCGGACGACG aggaggaggaagaggaggaagaggaggaggagcggcctCACTCCCGAGAGGAGATCCTCCAGGACTGCATCAGCGAACACAGTAGCCTGACCAAGACGGAGAGCGACCCGCCCGGAGACCTCTCCCTGCCAG CCATAGGTCCTGATGCCTGCTCCATCGGTATGGAGGAGTAG
- the mgrn1b gene encoding E3 ubiquitin-protein ligase MGRN1b isoform X8: MGSILSRRIAGVEDIDIQANSAYRFPPKSGNYFASHFFMGGEKFDTPHPEGYLFGENMDLNFLGNRPVQFPYVTPAPHEPVKTLRSLVNIRKDSLRLVRYKDDADSPTEEEAKPKVLYGVEFTFDADARVAVTLYCQAFEEFSNGMAAYNPKSPLLVSETVHYKRGVSQQFSMPSFKIDFSDWKEEDLNFDLDRGVFPMVIQAVVDEGDDCLGHAHVLLAAFERHVDGSFSVKPLKQKQIVDRVSYLLQEIYGIENKNNQETKPSDDENSDNSNECVVCLSDLRDTLILPCRHLCLCNSCADTLRYQANNCPICRLPFRALLQIRAVRKKPGALSPVSFSPVLAQTMDHDEHSSSDSVPPGFEPISLLEALNGLRSISPANPSAPLYDDINFSGGGESRALSSPEHLSDSGSLQKSKVSKSPDSTLRSPSSPIQEEDEEKLSEMSDAQPNPLLSSSPAPTEATGVEDVAESLSPDDEEEEEEEEEEERPHSREEILQDCISEHSSLTKTESDPPGDLSLPAIGPDACSIGMEE, translated from the exons GGAATTATTTTGCCAGCCATTTCTTCATGGGAGGGGAGAAATTCGACACACCACATCCAGAAGGCTACCTTTTTGGAGAGAACATGGACCTCAATTTCCTTGGAAACAGGCCTGTGCAG TTTCCGTACGTTACCCCAGCTCCTCATGAgccggtgaaaactctacgcaGTCTGGTCAACATCAGGAAGGATTCTCTGCGTTTAGTCAG GTACAAAGACGATGCGGATTcgcccacggaggaggaggcaaaGCCCAAGGTGCTTTATGGCGTGGAGTTCACCTTCGACGCTGATGCCCGTGTCGCCGTCACGCTGTACTGCCAGGCCTTTGAGGAGTTCTCCAACGGGATGGCCGC GTACAACCCAAAGAGTCCGCTACTGGTGTCCGAAACTGTACACTACAAACGAGGCGTGAGCCAGCAGTTCTCCATGCCGTCTTTCAAAATAGACTTCAGCGATTGGAAAGAAGAAGAT CTGAACTTTGACCTAGACCGGGGTGTATTTCCAATGGTCATCCAGGCAGTGGTGGATGAAGGGGATG ATTGCTTGGGCCATGCCCATGTACTCCTTGCTGCGTTTGAAAGA CATGTTGATGGCAGCTTCTCTGTCAAGCCCCTGAAACAGAAGCAAATT GTCGACCGTGTGAGCTACCTGCTCCAGGAGATCTACGGCATTGAGAACAAGAATAACCAGGAAACAAAG CCGTCAGACGACGAGAACAGCGACAACAGCAACGAGTGCGTGGTGTGTCTCTCGGATCTGCGCGACACACTCATCCTGCCCTGCAGGCACCTGTGTCTGTGCAACTCCTGCGCCGACACGCTCCGTTACCAGGCCAACAACTGTCCAATATGCCGACTGC CGTTCCGAGCCTTGCTGCAGATCCGAGCGGTGCGGAAGAAACCCGGAGCACTGTCGCCCGTTTCCTTCAGCCCCGTGCTGGCCCAGACGATGGACCACGACGAGCACTCC agCTCCGACTCGGTGCCCCCGGGCTTCGAGCCCATCTCCCTGCTGGAGGCGCTGAACGGCCTGCGGTCCATCTCGCCCGCCAACCCGTCCGCCCCGCTCTACGACGACATCAACTTCTCCGGCGGCGGTGAAAGCCGAGCCCTCAGCTCCCCGGAGCATCTCAGCGACAGCGGCAGTCTGCAGAAGAGCAAAGTCAGCAAGTCCCCAGACAG CACCTTGAGGTCCCCGTCCTCTCCCATccaagaggaggacgaggagaagctGTCGGAGATGTCCGACGCCCAGCCCAACCCGCTGCTGTCCAGCAGTCCCGCTCCCACCGAG GCCACGGGCGTGGAGGATGTGGCCGAGTCGCTGTCCCCGGACGACG aggaggaggaagaggaggaagaggaggaggagcggcctCACTCCCGAGAGGAGATCCTCCAGGACTGCATCAGCGAACACAGTAGCCTGACCAAGACGGAGAGCGACCCGCCCGGAGACCTCTCCCTGCCAG CCATAGGTCCTGATGCCTGCTCCATCGGTATGGAGGAGTAG